A stretch of the Azorhizobium caulinodans ORS 571 genome encodes the following:
- a CDS encoding HpcH/HpaI aldolase/citrate lyase family protein — MKLPRNFFKPLAIGAPAPYRELPVRLERMIHFVPPHLEKIRAKVPDLARQVDVVLGNLEDAIPIDAKEAARTGFIEMAKAVDFGTTGLWTRINALNSPWALDDITEIVGAVGDKLDVIMLPKVDGPWDIHYLDQLLAQLEARHKVEKPILIHAILETAEGVKNVEAIAAASPRMHGMSLGPADLAASRAMKTTRVGGGHPEYKVLADPDGDAPRTGYQQDLWHYTVGKMVDACASAGIKPFYGPFGDFADGPACESQFRNAFLQGCVGAWSLHPTQIDIAKRVFSPDPGEVAFALKILEAMPDGAGAVMIDGKMQDDATWKQAKVIVDLARIVAAKDAEMAKIYGL; from the coding sequence ATGAAACTGCCGCGCAACTTCTTCAAGCCGCTCGCCATCGGAGCCCCTGCCCCCTATCGGGAACTGCCCGTGCGGCTGGAGCGCATGATCCATTTCGTGCCGCCGCATCTGGAGAAGATCCGCGCCAAGGTACCGGACCTCGCCCGTCAGGTGGACGTGGTGCTCGGCAATCTGGAAGACGCCATCCCGATCGACGCCAAGGAGGCCGCGCGCACCGGCTTCATCGAGATGGCGAAGGCGGTGGACTTCGGCACCACGGGACTCTGGACCCGCATCAACGCGCTGAACAGTCCCTGGGCGCTCGACGACATCACCGAAATCGTGGGTGCGGTGGGCGACAAGCTCGACGTCATCATGCTGCCGAAGGTGGATGGCCCGTGGGACATCCACTATCTCGACCAGTTGCTGGCGCAGCTTGAAGCCCGGCACAAGGTGGAGAAGCCCATCCTCATCCACGCCATCCTGGAGACGGCGGAGGGGGTAAAGAATGTGGAGGCGATCGCTGCGGCGTCTCCGCGCATGCATGGCATGAGCCTCGGCCCTGCCGACCTTGCGGCGTCGCGCGCCATGAAGACCACCCGCGTCGGCGGCGGCCATCCGGAATACAAGGTGCTGGCAGACCCGGACGGGGATGCGCCCCGCACCGGCTATCAGCAGGATCTGTGGCACTACACCGTGGGCAAGATGGTGGATGCCTGCGCCTCGGCCGGCATCAAGCCCTTCTATGGCCCGTTCGGCGACTTCGCCGACGGCCCCGCGTGCGAGAGCCAGTTCCGCAATGCCTTCCTTCAGGGCTGCGTGGGCGCATGGTCGCTGCATCCGACGCAGATCGACATCGCCAAGCGCGTCTTCAGCCCCGATCCCGGCGAGGTCGCCTTCGCCCTCAAGATCCTCGAAGCCATGCCGGACGGCGCCGGCGCGGTGATGATCGACGGCAAGATGCAGGATGATGCCACCTGGAAACAGGCCAAGGTGATCGTGGACCTGGCCCGCATCGTCGCCGCCAAGGATGCGGAGATGGCGAAAATCTACGGCCTGTGA
- a CDS encoding gamma-glutamylcyclotransferase family protein produces the protein MLTRRNVLGGLASLGLGAVLPGAPPAWARTPVLPTQFLIGYGSLIDGDSRSGTAGERTDAVPVRVTDGFGYRRTWNARSRSGFTALGLEKAAGKAPTPINGVIFPVTDASLVKFDARESGYDRVMVAPALVESLSWLRLPDSGTMWIYVPKAGQRDFPPEAQFPLLQSYIDLVLQGALSYGRDFAAELIETTDGWSPFWLNDRPVARRPWAMVPHAGAIDSLLSSTAPASSVFGQRLYEGEYAVRHLTPARP, from the coding sequence ATGCTGACACGGCGCAACGTTCTGGGTGGCCTCGCGAGCCTCGGTCTTGGCGCGGTGCTGCCCGGCGCACCGCCGGCCTGGGCGCGCACCCCGGTGCTGCCCACCCAGTTCCTCATCGGCTATGGCTCGCTCATCGATGGGGATTCCCGAAGCGGTACGGCCGGCGAGCGGACCGACGCGGTGCCGGTGCGGGTCACGGACGGCTTCGGCTATCGGCGCACCTGGAACGCACGCTCCCGCTCGGGTTTCACCGCGCTGGGGCTGGAGAAGGCGGCGGGCAAGGCACCGACGCCCATCAACGGCGTGATCTTTCCGGTCACGGACGCCTCGCTGGTGAAGTTCGACGCGCGGGAATCCGGCTACGACCGGGTGATGGTCGCCCCGGCCCTGGTGGAGAGCCTCTCCTGGCTGCGCCTGCCGGACAGCGGCACCATGTGGATCTATGTGCCGAAGGCCGGGCAGCGGGACTTCCCGCCCGAGGCGCAGTTCCCACTTCTCCAGAGCTATATCGACCTCGTCCTCCAGGGCGCCCTGTCCTATGGCCGGGACTTTGCGGCCGAACTCATCGAGACCACGGACGGCTGGAGTCCGTTCTGGCTCAACGATCGGCCGGTGGCCCGGCGGCCCTGGGCGATGGTGCCCCATGCCGGAGCCATCGACAGCCTGCTGTCCTCGACCGCGCCCGCGAGCAGCGTCTTCGGTCAGCGGCTCTATGAAGGGGAATATGCCGTCCGCCACCTGACCCCGGCGCGGCCCTAG
- a CDS encoding AEC family transporter has translation MTDLFGLAFPFFGLIFLGFACGRLVRLPEEGLAWLSFFIIYVALPALFYRIVAQTPFSELANPRFILAAGLSTATTAALALAIALWFRRGNLKESAIALNVGAYANVGYMGPGLSLAALGAEAATPAALIFACDSLLFFTLVPLLIAVHGRGERLSKTLVTVVKRVVTHPFNIATFLGVIAAAFDLHAPGAVERMLDFLKNAAAPCALFTLGVTVALRPLKRVPAELPALLGLKLLVHPALALTVFSALGPFSDRWMETAVLMASLPPALNCFVLARQYRTYMEEASAGVLVGTVLSVATVTGLLYLIQQHLVPLHLFH, from the coding sequence ATGACGGACCTGTTCGGCCTCGCCTTTCCCTTCTTCGGACTGATCTTTCTGGGCTTTGCCTGCGGCCGGCTGGTGCGCCTGCCGGAAGAAGGGCTCGCCTGGCTGTCCTTCTTCATCATCTATGTGGCGCTGCCGGCACTCTTCTATCGCATCGTTGCCCAGACGCCATTTTCGGAATTGGCCAACCCGCGCTTCATCCTGGCGGCGGGCCTCTCCACGGCCACCACCGCCGCGCTCGCGCTCGCCATCGCTTTGTGGTTCAGGCGGGGAAATCTTAAAGAGTCCGCCATCGCCCTGAATGTCGGGGCCTACGCCAACGTTGGCTACATGGGCCCGGGCCTTTCGCTGGCCGCGCTCGGGGCGGAAGCGGCAACACCGGCGGCCCTGATCTTCGCCTGCGACAGCCTGCTGTTCTTCACGCTGGTGCCGCTGCTCATCGCCGTGCACGGGCGCGGAGAGCGCCTCTCAAAGACGCTCGTGACCGTCGTGAAGCGGGTGGTGACGCACCCCTTCAACATCGCCACGTTCCTCGGCGTGATCGCCGCCGCCTTCGATCTCCATGCGCCCGGTGCCGTGGAGCGGATGCTGGATTTCCTGAAAAATGCGGCCGCGCCCTGTGCGCTCTTTACGCTCGGCGTCACCGTCGCGCTGCGGCCGCTGAAGCGCGTGCCGGCGGAACTGCCGGCGCTGCTCGGCCTCAAGCTGTTGGTGCATCCGGCGCTTGCGCTCACCGTGTTCAGTGCCCTCGGCCCGTTCTCGGACCGCTGGATGGAAACGGCGGTCCTCATGGCCTCGCTCCCGCCGGCTCTCAACTGTTTCGTGCTGGCGCGGCAATACCGGACCTATATGGAGGAAGCTTCCGCCGGCGTGCTCGTGGGCACGGTGCTCTCCGTCGCCACGGTGACCGGCCTGCTCTATCTGATCCAGCAGCATCTCGTGCCGCTGCACCTCTTCCACTGA
- a CDS encoding LysR substrate-binding domain-containing protein codes for MSWLNPRQIEAFRAIMVSGTVTDAAALMGVTQPAVSRMLRDLQATLGLTLFERRGAKLVPTNEGLTVYAEVARSFVGLERIAHVAREVKERRAGVLRIAAMPALMNGFLPRFVGRFLKDKPRMDLSLSGVSSHLVLEHTLSGECDLGFVMGPLAHAGLIAHPMPSAPMVAVLPQHHPLAAKDAIHVTDFDGQDFIAMEPGGLSRMQLDRIMELHNVRPAVRAETRLSGIVCGLVTSGLGVSVCDPFTAHEFTARGLVIRPFTPSVDFEFAAVRSAQKRFPAVGKALLDAFVLHSRAFIAEAPWTQPEPAAAG; via the coding sequence GTGTCCTGGCTCAATCCCCGGCAGATCGAGGCTTTCCGCGCCATCATGGTGTCCGGCACGGTGACCGATGCCGCCGCCCTCATGGGCGTGACCCAGCCGGCCGTCAGCCGCATGCTCCGTGACCTTCAGGCGACGCTGGGGCTCACGCTGTTCGAGCGGCGCGGCGCCAAGCTGGTGCCCACCAATGAGGGGCTGACCGTCTATGCGGAGGTGGCGCGCTCCTTCGTCGGGCTGGAGCGCATTGCGCACGTGGCGCGGGAGGTGAAGGAGCGGCGCGCCGGTGTGCTGCGCATCGCCGCCATGCCGGCGCTCATGAACGGCTTCCTGCCCCGCTTCGTCGGCCGCTTCCTGAAAGACAAGCCGCGCATGGATCTCTCGCTCAGCGGCGTCAGCTCCCACCTGGTGCTGGAGCACACGCTGTCGGGAGAATGCGATCTCGGCTTCGTCATGGGGCCGCTCGCCCATGCGGGCCTGATCGCCCATCCCATGCCTTCCGCTCCCATGGTGGCCGTGCTGCCGCAGCATCATCCGCTGGCGGCCAAGGACGCCATCCATGTCACGGACTTCGATGGTCAGGACTTCATCGCCATGGAGCCGGGCGGCCTCTCGCGCATGCAGCTCGACCGCATCATGGAATTGCACAATGTGCGGCCGGCGGTGCGGGCGGAAACCCGCCTCTCGGGCATCGTCTGCGGCCTCGTCACCTCAGGCCTCGGGGTGAGCGTGTGCGATCCCTTCACGGCCCATGAATTCACCGCGCGGGGCCTCGTCATCCGGCCGTTCACGCCATCGGTCGATTTCGAGTTCGCCGCCGTGCGTTCGGCGCAGAAGCGCTTCCCGGCCGTGGGCAAGGCGCTGCTGGATGCCTTCGTGCTCCACAGCCGCGCCTTCATCGCCGAGGCGCCTTGGACCCAGCCCGAGCCCGCTGCCGCCGGCTGA
- a CDS encoding ABC transporter substrate-binding protein produces MKRLSFKHGAAASLACLAGLLGLIGGAQAQQTFYVAGYGGTFEQIMRKEIIPAFEKAHGVKVEYVAGNSTDTLAKLQAQKGNQQIDVAILDDGPMYRAINLGFCAPIKGLPTAELFDTARFKDDKAVGIGLVATGLMYNTKVFKEKGWAPPTSWNDLKDPKYKGQLVIPPINNTYGLYTLVEFARMNGGGENAIEPGFKVMKTDVNPNVLAYEPSPGKMTELFQSGQAVIAVWGSGRVASFAATGFPVDFVYPKEGAVALLASACPVGKGGDNALANAFVQAMVAPEFQAVLSREYGYGPVNKNAKVDMEALRMAPVGERAAKLLVFDWDAINPKIDDWTKRWNREVER; encoded by the coding sequence ATGAAGCGCTTGTCGTTTAAGCACGGTGCCGCCGCCTCCCTTGCCTGCCTCGCCGGCCTCCTTGGCCTCATCGGCGGCGCGCAGGCGCAGCAGACCTTCTATGTCGCCGGCTATGGCGGCACCTTCGAGCAGATCATGCGCAAGGAGATCATCCCCGCCTTCGAGAAGGCGCACGGGGTGAAGGTGGAATATGTGGCGGGCAATTCCACCGATACGCTGGCCAAGCTTCAGGCCCAGAAGGGCAATCAGCAGATCGACGTCGCCATCCTCGACGATGGCCCCATGTATCGTGCCATCAATCTCGGCTTCTGCGCGCCCATCAAGGGCCTGCCCACGGCGGAGCTGTTCGACACCGCCCGCTTCAAGGACGACAAGGCGGTGGGCATCGGCCTCGTCGCCACCGGCCTCATGTACAACACCAAGGTGTTCAAGGAGAAAGGCTGGGCGCCGCCCACCTCCTGGAACGACCTGAAGGACCCGAAATACAAGGGCCAGCTCGTCATTCCGCCGATCAACAACACCTATGGCCTCTATACGCTGGTGGAGTTCGCCCGCATGAATGGCGGCGGGGAGAACGCCATCGAGCCCGGCTTCAAGGTGATGAAAACGGACGTGAACCCCAACGTGCTCGCCTATGAGCCCTCGCCGGGCAAGATGACCGAGCTGTTCCAGAGCGGGCAGGCGGTGATCGCCGTGTGGGGTTCGGGCCGCGTCGCCTCCTTCGCCGCCACCGGCTTCCCGGTGGATTTCGTCTATCCCAAGGAAGGCGCGGTGGCACTGCTCGCCTCCGCCTGTCCGGTGGGGAAAGGCGGTGACAATGCGCTCGCCAATGCCTTCGTGCAGGCGATGGTGGCACCCGAGTTCCAGGCCGTGCTCTCCAGGGAATATGGCTACGGCCCGGTCAACAAGAACGCCAAGGTGGACATGGAAGCCCTGCGCATGGCCCCTGTGGGCGAGCGGGCGGCCAAGCTGCTCGTGTTCGACTGGGACGCCATCAACCCCAAGATCGACGACTGGACGAAGCGCTGGAACCGCGAGGTGGAACGTTGA
- a CDS encoding ABC transporter ATP-binding protein — protein sequence MASAFLTLDGLTKRYADHVAVDALSLAVAQGEFISLLGPSGCGKTTTLQMIAGFTEPSGGAIRLEGRDLVAVKPARRGLGIVFQSYALFPHMTAAENVAFGLEMQKVPKAERATRVADALTLVGLGALADRYPRRMSGGQQQRVALARALVIKPRILLLDEPLSNLDAKLREEMQIELRQIQRSLGTTTILVTHDQQEAMALSDRIVVMNAGKVEQIGRPQEVYERPATPFVASFLGKTNVFEAPVQAGEAVIGGLRVPCPPHLASAGRVSLSVRPEKIAFAQAGLACRVVSRVFQGTHWLFIGETPAGIATIVCQNDGAPKPEEGESVHLSWRPEDAGLRAGEGR from the coding sequence ATGGCCAGCGCCTTCCTAACCCTCGATGGGCTCACCAAGCGCTATGCCGACCATGTGGCGGTGGATGCGCTGAGCCTCGCAGTTGCGCAGGGAGAGTTCATCTCCCTGCTCGGCCCCTCCGGCTGCGGCAAGACCACCACCTTGCAGATGATCGCCGGCTTCACCGAGCCGAGCGGCGGCGCCATCCGGTTGGAGGGGCGCGATCTGGTGGCGGTGAAGCCCGCCCGCCGGGGCCTCGGCATCGTGTTCCAGAGCTATGCTCTCTTCCCGCACATGACGGCGGCGGAGAATGTCGCCTTCGGCCTTGAAATGCAGAAGGTGCCGAAGGCCGAGCGCGCCACGCGGGTGGCGGACGCGCTCACCCTCGTCGGCCTCGGCGCGCTGGCGGACCGCTATCCCCGCCGCATGTCCGGCGGCCAGCAGCAGCGCGTGGCGCTTGCCCGCGCGCTGGTCATCAAGCCGCGCATCCTGCTGCTGGACGAGCCGCTGTCGAACCTCGACGCCAAGCTGCGCGAGGAGATGCAGATCGAGCTGCGGCAGATCCAGCGCTCGCTCGGCACGACCACCATCCTCGTCACCCACGATCAGCAGGAGGCCATGGCGCTCTCCGACCGCATCGTGGTGATGAACGCCGGCAAGGTGGAACAGATCGGCCGCCCACAGGAGGTCTATGAGCGCCCCGCGACGCCCTTCGTCGCCTCCTTCCTCGGCAAGACCAACGTGTTCGAGGCGCCGGTGCAGGCGGGCGAGGCGGTCATCGGCGGCCTGCGTGTGCCGTGCCCGCCGCATCTGGCGTCCGCCGGCCGCGTCAGCCTGTCCGTGCGGCCCGAGAAGATCGCCTTCGCGCAGGCGGGCCTTGCCTGCCGCGTCGTCTCGCGGGTGTTCCAGGGCACGCACTGGCTGTTCATCGGCGAGACGCCGGCCGGCATCGCCACCATCGTGTGCCAGAATGACGGCGCGCCGAAGCCGGAGGAGGGCGAGAGCGTCCATCTCTCCTGGCGCCCGGAGGATGCCGGCCTGCGGGCGGGAGAGGGGCGATGA
- a CDS encoding ABC transporter permease, which translates to MSAVAHLAPAREGAPAWMAPALMLLPALLIVFGVVLVPLVMTALLSFHSFSSSTGISPGLSLENWAEIAADPYYGEMFLRTFRIAGVVTLACCLIGAPEAYVIHRMKAPWKGIFLVVTLGPLLISVVARTLGWALLFGGRNGVVNKALMDLGVLSQPIPFMFTEGGVMVALTHVMVPFMVLSVWAVLQRLDPRTENAAASLGASQFTILTRIVLPQVLPGILSGAIIVFALSASSFATPAIIGGRRLKVAATLAYDEFLNTLNWPLGAAVAVLLLAAIAAIVIGCNTLVERRYARMTQ; encoded by the coding sequence ATGAGCGCGGTTGCCCATCTCGCCCCCGCCCGCGAGGGGGCGCCCGCCTGGATGGCCCCGGCGCTCATGCTGCTGCCGGCGCTGCTCATCGTGTTCGGCGTGGTGCTGGTGCCGCTGGTCATGACGGCGCTCCTGTCCTTCCATTCCTTCTCCAGCTCCACCGGCATCTCGCCGGGCCTGTCGCTGGAGAACTGGGCCGAGATCGCCGCCGATCCCTATTATGGCGAGATGTTCCTGCGCACCTTCCGCATCGCCGGTGTGGTGACGCTGGCCTGCTGCCTCATCGGCGCGCCGGAGGCCTATGTCATCCACCGCATGAAGGCGCCCTGGAAGGGCATCTTCCTGGTGGTCACGCTTGGTCCGCTGCTCATTTCCGTGGTGGCGCGCACCCTTGGCTGGGCGCTCCTGTTCGGCGGCCGCAACGGCGTCGTCAACAAGGCGCTGATGGACCTCGGCGTGCTCTCCCAGCCCATCCCCTTCATGTTCACCGAGGGTGGGGTGATGGTGGCGCTCACCCATGTGATGGTGCCCTTCATGGTGCTCTCCGTCTGGGCCGTGCTGCAGCGGCTCGACCCGCGCACGGAGAATGCCGCCGCCTCGCTCGGCGCCTCGCAATTCACCATCCTCACCCGCATCGTGCTGCCGCAGGTGCTGCCCGGCATCCTGTCCGGCGCCATAATCGTCTTCGCCCTGTCGGCGAGCTCCTTCGCCACCCCCGCCATCATCGGCGGCCGGCGGCTGAAGGTGGCGGCGACGCTGGCCTATGACGAGTTCCTCAACACGCTCAACTGGCCGCTCGGCGCCGCCGTGGCGGTGCTGCTGCTCGCCGCCATCGCCGCCATCGTCATCGGCTGCAACACGTTGGTGGAGCGGCGTTATGCGAGGATGACCCAATGA
- a CDS encoding ABC transporter permease encodes MSRNGPLALVFHALVMVFMLAPILIVCVVAFTPEGYLSLPTNGPSLRWFKAIAGYPEFISAFGDSLWLAALSSLIAVGVSVPAALVVARHRFPGRDALCALILSPLMIPHVVLGVAFLRFFTQIGVSGTKVSLVLAHVVIVLPFAFRLTLSTTTGLDRSLEQAAISLGASGATLFRRVTLPLILPGVVSGLVLAFINSFDEVTMTVFIAAPGATTLPVRLFLYIQDNIDPLVTSISAALIALTVVVMALIEKLFGLERLLAGEGGGRS; translated from the coding sequence ATGAGCCGCAACGGTCCCCTCGCGCTCGTCTTCCATGCGCTGGTCATGGTGTTCATGCTGGCGCCCATCCTCATCGTGTGCGTGGTCGCCTTCACGCCCGAGGGCTATCTCTCCCTGCCCACCAACGGCCCGTCGCTGCGCTGGTTCAAGGCCATCGCGGGATATCCCGAGTTCATCTCGGCTTTCGGGGATTCGCTCTGGCTCGCGGCGCTTTCCTCGCTCATCGCGGTGGGCGTCTCGGTGCCCGCCGCGCTGGTGGTGGCGCGCCATCGCTTCCCCGGCCGGGATGCCCTGTGCGCGCTGATCCTGTCGCCGCTGATGATCCCGCACGTGGTGCTGGGCGTCGCCTTCCTGCGCTTCTTCACCCAGATCGGGGTCAGCGGCACCAAGGTCAGCCTAGTGCTGGCGCACGTGGTGATCGTGCTGCCCTTCGCCTTCCGCCTCACCCTCTCCACGACCACGGGCCTCGACCGCTCGCTGGAGCAGGCGGCGATCTCGCTCGGTGCCTCGGGGGCGACCCTGTTCCGCCGGGTGACGCTGCCGCTGATCCTGCCGGGCGTGGTCTCCGGCCTCGTGCTCGCCTTCATCAACAGTTTCGACGAGGTGACGATGACGGTGTTCATCGCGGCCCCCGGCGCCACCACGCTGCCGGTGCGCCTGTTTCTTTACATCCAGGACAATATCGATCCGCTGGTGACATCGATCTCGGCGGCGCTCATCGCGCTCACCGTGGTGGTGATGGCGCTCATCGAGAAGCTGTTCGGTCTTGAGCGGCTGCTCGCCGGCGAGGGGGGCGGACGGTCATGA
- a CDS encoding NAD(P)/FAD-dependent oxidoreductase translates to MSAAANEFDVAVIGGGLVGASISYGLARGGARVAVLDEGDIALRASRGNFALVWVQSKGLGMPEYAAWTVRGAGLWPQLAQALKADTGLDVTLQQPGGFHLALSEAELEKRSNLLQRLHNQPRMMRYDYEILDHARVKEMMPEIGPQVVGASYCPLDGHVNSLRLFRALHTAMERAGARYFANHGVEAIAYEGGEFRIATARGEVRAAKVVLAAGNGNARLGPMVGLDVPVRPQRGQIVVTERTQPFMRYPVVTVRQTDEGTVMLGDSVEEAGPDPTVGLPIVSAIADRAVRMFPRLGGLNVVRTWAALRVMTKDGFPIYDQSATCPGAFVATCHSGVTLAATHAFVVAPAIAAGGLPREDFEVFSARRFHVPAAA, encoded by the coding sequence ATGAGCGCGGCAGCGAACGAATTCGACGTCGCCGTCATCGGCGGCGGGCTGGTGGGCGCGTCCATCTCCTATGGCCTCGCCCGCGGCGGCGCCCGCGTGGCGGTGCTGGACGAGGGCGACATCGCCCTGCGGGCCTCGCGCGGCAATTTCGCTCTCGTGTGGGTGCAGTCCAAGGGCCTCGGCATGCCCGAATATGCCGCCTGGACGGTGCGCGGCGCGGGCCTTTGGCCGCAGCTTGCGCAGGCGCTGAAGGCCGACACCGGCCTCGACGTGACCCTCCAGCAGCCCGGCGGCTTCCATCTCGCGCTGTCCGAGGCGGAGCTGGAAAAGCGCTCCAACCTTTTGCAGCGGCTGCACAATCAGCCGCGCATGATGCGCTACGACTATGAGATCCTCGACCACGCGCGGGTCAAGGAGATGATGCCGGAGATCGGCCCGCAGGTGGTGGGGGCGAGCTATTGTCCGCTCGACGGCCACGTGAACTCGCTGCGGCTGTTCCGCGCCCTGCACACCGCCATGGAGCGGGCGGGCGCGCGCTACTTCGCCAATCATGGCGTCGAGGCCATCGCGTATGAGGGCGGCGAATTCCGCATCGCCACGGCCAGGGGCGAGGTGCGCGCCGCCAAGGTGGTGCTGGCCGCCGGCAACGGCAATGCGCGGCTCGGCCCCATGGTCGGCCTCGACGTGCCGGTGCGCCCGCAGCGCGGGCAGATCGTGGTGACGGAGCGCACGCAGCCCTTCATGCGCTATCCCGTCGTCACCGTGCGGCAGACCGACGAGGGCACGGTGATGCTGGGCGATTCCGTTGAGGAGGCGGGGCCGGACCCGACCGTGGGCCTGCCCATCGTCTCGGCCATCGCCGACCGCGCGGTGCGCATGTTCCCGCGTCTCGGCGGGCTCAATGTGGTGCGCACCTGGGCGGCGCTGCGCGTGATGACCAAGGACGGCTTTCCCATCTACGACCAGTCCGCCACCTGTCCGGGGGCGTTCGTCGCCACCTGCCACAGCGGCGTGACGCTGGCCGCGACCCATGCGTTCGTGGTGGCTCCGGCGATCGCCGCCGGTGGCCTGCCGCGGGAGGATTTCGAGGTGTTCAGTGCGCGGAGGTTCCATGTTCCGGCGGCTGCCTGA
- a CDS encoding (2Fe-2S)-binding protein, translated as MFRRLPEAQGDTVRITVDGRPVTARAGDTVAAALLAAGIDHNRETPVSGAPRAPYCLMGVCFDCLVVIDGTGNRQGCMVPVAEGMRVETQKGKREIGR; from the coding sequence ATGTTCCGGCGGCTGCCTGAGGCACAAGGCGACACCGTGCGCATCACGGTGGACGGCCGGCCCGTCACGGCGCGGGCGGGCGACACGGTGGCGGCGGCGCTGCTCGCCGCCGGCATCGACCACAATCGCGAGACGCCCGTCAGCGGGGCGCCGCGCGCGCCTTACTGCCTGATGGGCGTGTGCTTCGATTGCCTGGTGGTGATCGACGGCACGGGCAACCGGCAGGGCTGCATGGTGCCCGTGGCCGAAGGGATGCGCGTGGAGACGCAGAAGGGCAAGAGGGAGATCGGCCGATGA
- a CDS encoding NAD(P)/FAD-dependent oxidoreductase — MNARPATPIPAACDVAVVGAGPAGLAAATLAARAGLSTVLLDENPAPGGQIYRAITRSPLPKGAVLGADYWSGATLADEMLTSGAAYVPGATVWSLSREREIAVSVAGRAHLVTAKRVILATGALERPMPIPGWTLPGVMTAGGAQTLLKSSGLVPDGRLVLAGCGPLMFLLAAQLLDAGVKITAILDTTAPGAWRAALPEAFGFLTSPYFRKGLTLLRKVRANVRILSGITALEAEGDRVVRAVSYTTASGARGRMEVDTLLLHQGVVPNLNLANAAGIPVVWDEAQCCFRPDVDGEGTSPLEGIAVAGDGAGIGGALGAAERGRLAALAAIAVLKPGAPVLAEKPKVEAALAQALKGRAFLDRLYRPADGFRRPADDTIACRCEEVTAKQVRETVALGCAGPNQLKSFLRTGMGPCQGRMCGLTISELMAEAQGVSPAEIGHYRLRAPVKPISVAELASLPRDETAMKSVERG; from the coding sequence ATGAACGCGCGCCCCGCGACCCCCATTCCCGCCGCCTGCGACGTGGCCGTGGTGGGCGCCGGCCCCGCCGGCCTCGCTGCCGCAACGCTTGCCGCGCGCGCCGGCCTCTCCACCGTGCTGCTGGACGAGAACCCGGCGCCCGGCGGTCAGATCTACCGCGCCATCACCCGCTCGCCGCTGCCGAAGGGCGCGGTGCTGGGGGCGGATTACTGGTCCGGCGCGACGCTGGCTGATGAGATGCTCACCAGCGGCGCGGCCTATGTGCCCGGTGCCACCGTCTGGTCGCTGTCGCGGGAGCGGGAGATTGCGGTGTCCGTCGCCGGGCGCGCGCATCTCGTCACGGCGAAGCGCGTCATCCTCGCCACCGGCGCTTTGGAGCGGCCCATGCCCATTCCCGGCTGGACGCTGCCGGGGGTGATGACGGCGGGCGGGGCGCAGACGCTGCTGAAGTCTTCCGGGCTTGTGCCGGACGGCCGGCTCGTGCTCGCCGGCTGCGGGCCGCTGATGTTCCTGCTCGCCGCGCAGTTGCTCGACGCAGGCGTGAAGATCACCGCCATTCTCGATACCACCGCCCCCGGCGCGTGGCGGGCGGCATTGCCGGAGGCGTTCGGCTTCCTCACCTCGCCTTACTTCCGCAAGGGCCTGACCTTGCTACGCAAGGTGCGGGCCAATGTGCGCATCCTCTCCGGCATCACGGCGCTGGAGGCGGAGGGCGACCGTGTGGTGCGTGCCGTTTCCTACACGACGGCATCCGGCGCACGCGGGCGCATGGAGGTGGATACGCTGCTGCTGCATCAGGGAGTGGTGCCGAACCTCAATCTCGCCAATGCCGCCGGCATTCCCGTGGTCTGGGACGAGGCGCAATGCTGCTTCCGCCCCGATGTGGATGGCGAAGGCACGAGCCCGCTGGAGGGCATTGCGGTGGCGGGTGACGGCGCCGGCATCGGCGGCGCGCTGGGCGCGGCCGAGCGCGGCCGGCTGGCGGCGCTCGCTGCCATCGCCGTCCTGAAGCCCGGCGCGCCGGTGCTGGCGGAGAAGCCGAAGGTGGAGGCGGCGCTCGCGCAGGCGCTGAAGGGCCGCGCCTTCCTCGACCGGCTCTATCGCCCGGCGGATGGCTTCCGCCGCCCGGCCGACGACACCATCGCCTGCCGCTGCGAGGAAGTGACGGCCAAACAGGTGCGCGAGACGGTGGCGCTCGGCTGCGCCGGGCCCAACCAGCTCAAGTCCTTCCTGCGCACGGGCATGGGCCCGTGTCAGGGCCGGATGTGCGGCCTCACCATCTCCGAACTGATGGCTGAGGCGCAGGGCGTTTCCCCGGCCGAGATCGGCCATTACCGCCTGCGGGCGCCGGTAAAGCCCATTTCGGTGGCTGAACTCGCCTCCCTGCCACGGGACGAGACGGCCATGAAATCGGTGGAGCGGGGCTGA